CAATAGAGAATAACGGCAATCGCAAAGGCGATATTGGTGTGAATCACGCCGGCCGTAGCGAGATCTCCTCCAAATTGGAAACTGATGATCTGAATTAAAGTTTTAGGGAATGTTAATTCGATCCAGAAACCGGCCGATAAACCATGCAATTGTTTGATCAGGATGAAGAGCCAGGGCAGATAGAGCAAGATTTGAATCGAAGCTGCAATCAGAAAGAGCTTTAACTGATTGATCTGCTTTCCCAGGCAGAGATAAACAAACAGTGCGGCGTTGATCATTCCAACCGCTAATAAACCATAATAATGGGTGTAAGCGCTTGCCAAACTGAAGAGTGTAAACAGGCACCAATACGTCTTGGTGCCTGTTTTTAAGATCCTGTAAGCATAAATAAAGGCAAGCGTGACAAAAACCATAGTCCATGAGTACATTCTTATTTCGTTGGCATAGATGCACATGACAGGCAGAAAAAACGCCAGGAAAGAAAAGGTGATGCCGGCTTTTTCTCCCAGATCGTTTCGGATATGCGTATATCCCAAAGAGGCAAAC
Above is a window of Negativicutes bacterium DNA encoding:
- a CDS encoding glycosyltransferase family 39 protein: MLKSTKKIHLLLIITGTLFISAGIFHTNLWFDETFSVSLASHSFREIWSITANDVHPPLYYWMLRVLSLIFGKNILIYRLFSMLGIASFASLGYTHIRNDLGEKAGITFSFLAFFLPVMCIYANEIRMYSWTMVFVTLAFIYAYRILKTGTKTYWCLFTLFSLASAYTHYYGLLAVGMINAALFVYLCLGKQINQLKLFLIAASIQILLYLPWLFILIKQLHGLSAGFWIELTFPKTLIQIISFQFGGDLATAGVIHTNIAFAIAVILY